In the Arachis stenosperma cultivar V10309 chromosome 8, arast.V10309.gnm1.PFL2, whole genome shotgun sequence genome, GGTTAATGAAGGTCATAAATAAACAGTAAAAAGTTACATAACTTAACAATAATAACCTGAAAGCTAAAATACTCACATCCTCAGCCTGAAGTGAATCTATCCTAAGCCTCCAATGTGTGACTCTAAGCCCCTTCTCCCTCAATGTTGGCTGATATCCTGACCACCTGTCACCCGATACATTAGCTCAACAACGGCCATATACGGAAAACATAATAATAtactacaagaaaaatgctaAGTATCGTCAGATTTAccgataaaaaataaaattaattcgCTGGTAATAAATTTACCGTCAGATTTTGTGTTGATTCCAATCTGATGGTATAAACTTCACCGGTAAATATTTACCGTTGAATTTTGTTGTATTTTGGTAACTTGCGGCATATTTAGTTTTTCAATCTACAAATATCTGGTGTCAGTTATTGGTGGATTTTTTTCGACAGTAATTTTGGCGCTAAACTGTTTCATTCTCGCATTTTTACAATTAGATATCTTTGCCGGAGAACCTGACGGTAAGTTcaaattcttttaaatatttttttatgaaattaatcgtgaaattctaaattttttatttaaatttattttttgcacAATTAGTAGTCAAATTCTAAAGAATAGAagtcaaatattttaaattatcaagtGTACAAATAAAATGAAAGGACAAATAACAGAGGATATGATACAATCAAATAGTGTATAAAAAAATCCTAGTCACTAAAAGTCATTATCATCGTCGTCATTGTATTGCTACTAAGGCGGCGGCCTAGGTGGTATGTAAGTGCCCTTGCCGCTGCCACTAGCGTGCATCTGATATTTGTATGGCACCATGTGTTGCTCCATCCTTGGAAGCCGCTCTAGTTCCTGCCTCCACTCCAGCCTTATGACATCTGTGTCTATCATGCATGAGAAGATCGCATGATACCTCTCCTTAGACTCCCGCAGTTGCTGAGTCTATTGGTGAAGGCTCCAGGTGAGGAGCAGCACCTGCTCCCTCAAATCCATGCCGTCCTAGGGATCGACGGGCCGATTAGTAGTAGAGGTGGATGAATGTCTCAATGTGGACGTGTTGAGATTGTCGACGAAGAACGATCGGAGCCCGTACATGCGAATCTTGTACGGCTGAGATACGGCCTTGCGCCAACTTAATCAGGATCGGAGCAGCTAAATTCATTTTGCAAAGGAACTGAGACTAAAAGATATTCTAAATTCGACCAACAAAGATGCAACAATAATAAGGGAtgcacaagggtttgagcaagAAAAGAACCAATAACATTTAGCTTTATGTAATTTTTCATTTGAGAGTTTCAAAGTGTTTGGAttggaatgaagagaaagaTTGTTGAAGATTTTGATAGTTTCATTAAACCAAGCATTCACTTATTCTATTCTTGCAAGAACCGAAGTAAagtcatcataaaaaaattcagcTTGTTAAGAAAAGCCATACTTAGAGCGAACAACTTTGGCCTAAAGAGAATTTCTTCTATCCACAAGTTTATCATAAAGGCATGATTCATTTTGCTAGAATGGTGAATACCAAAATTCCTagattttttgaaattataaaCTTTATTTCAACTTAACaaatgattttatttattttttttgaattttcaataTCTCCCTAGAGAAAAATGCTACATATCATAATTAGGAATAGAAAAGAGAACAAATTTCACCAGAATAATTCTTTCTACTAAAGATAAAGAGGAAGTCTTCCAAAAAATAAGTCTAAAATTTAGCTTGTTAATATCATTGAAGGAGCTTAGAAAATTTAATGTGAAGAAGGGGaatattcatatatttttcaagATCATTCTTTTTGGAGAAATGTAAAGCTTCACTCATCTTGGTTCTTATATTATTCACCACATTCTTAGAggaaaaaaattctaattttttttatgattttttttatcagaATTTTCACAGAAAACGTCAAAAAATTTATTGGTAACATTTGTTTGCTTCAAATTAGCTTCAACAAAAAGAAGGAGGtaatttacaaaataaaaataaaaaatctctaGTCTATCTTTTTTGAGGCAGATAAACTTCTAAAACTCATACTCAATAGTCACATTGATAAGTTAAGAATAACGCTAAAAATATAAGAAGAGATGGAATTTTCTTGACGAATACCTCTAGTAAggataaattttttaaactctTCTCCATTCCATAAATCTCGTCTTGGCTCTAGAGTTACATGAAATGGTAAGGTTGAtaatatgaaaagaaaactaatgTCAAAATTTATCCTTGACAAAGCTCTATTTTAACTTaacaaaaactttttcaaagtCAATTTTGATAACTATCCATTCTTTAGGATCTTTTTTATTcttcataaaataaataactttcaggataataataatattatctaTGGTGTATTTCTTAGGAATAAAGATATACTGAGTAGGAGCGATGATCTTTTCCATGAGCTTCCTTAGACAGTCAGCAAAGATCTTAAAAGAGACATTGCAAAGGTTTATGGGGTGCAGTTGCTTAATCCTAGCAATCGAATCAGTCATTGGGATGAGAGTAATGAGAGTTTTATTAAATTCTTCAATCGTTTTAAGGgctaaaaaattttatgcatAAGGAAACCCGTAAATCGGCCACTACTTTTTTTCACGGGCTCTATAAAATAGCTTGAGGTCCATTTCTACGTGGGCCTTTATACCTCCCCATATTAAAAATTGCCTCTGTGATTTCTAAATCGAAACTATTTTTGCCCATTGAATTATAATCTTTACTAAGACTCAGAAAAGTATTCTTGAGGAAAAAACCCGTCAAGATTGGAGtcatgaaaaaggaaaaatattcTTCGGAGTCCACTCCCTCCAATCAATATCATTAACCCAAAGGCCCAAGTTTCTCCAAACAAATAACAGTAGCTGTTTTTTCATAGATATACCTAATATGAATccaaactaaatttttaaatagcataaaattattctgaccaaaaaaaaaaaaaaaatagcataaaattatagaaagaaATGGTAAGTCTATAATTCAATATAGCATTGCTATTAAGTTTATGATGATATATATTAGGGTGTTAGAATTTACACATTGGTAGTGCAAAATGTACGAGAAAGGAAATCATTACGGTTTGTTGCatctttattaaattaataccaTGAAGCATTGTTGTTACAATAATTATGAAAACTAGCTAGATTTATAATAAGTATGGAAATATCACAGTTTAGTCGTAGATATACATATACTTGAACTTATTGGTAGAGTTTGAAGATATCTTAAGACAAAGGATGCAACAACGAACTATTGAACAATTCCAGATTATATTTTCATCTTACAAAAAGCATGAGAATATTTTCCACATAGTAAAGCTGACaaaaacgaaaagaaaaaagaaaaagatattagtATCAAGATAATCACTAATAATAACTTGTATCCATAAACATTCAAAACTTTGGGGAAAAAATTTTGAGGTTTACTTTCACATGCATATATAATAATTTCacttgatataattaataaCTGTTGATTATGATTAAGTAGTCCAGCAAGGAACTAACACCTTGTgctctttttaaataattggttaaattatactttttttttcttaaagtttgttaaaaattttaaaaatatttctaagttttattttgttttaattttgtctcaaAAATTTTCGAATTGTATCAAGTATACCTATGACCactactttttcaaaagatTTAGAAATACTTTAGCAACAATTTCACAAGAACAATTTTTAACACAAGCAAACCAAACATAATTATCATGTATTATTACTGtatatatatttgataaatCGAAAATTTAGCTTTCAGTggtatatttgatacaaatcaaaaatttcaaagacaacattaaaacaaaataaaacttagaattatttttaaaaaatttaataaattttaaaaataaaaaatatactttaccttaaataattttattgtgtAGAGTTGTTTCTTACCTTAAAGATAAGCATATAAAAAGCTTGCGATGAATCTTTGTTGGATAAATCTACAAGAGTGGAGCGATACCATACGAACGAAGCCATGATAGCATGAGAAAGAACCTAACAAATTGAATGATATATTAAGAGTAAAGccattaataaaataatcaaataactTTAACTTGATATAAATTGTTGAATTGGAGTAAAAAATGCcttataacttttttttttcaaacttgcaTGGATAAAGGTGGTAAACTCAATACTAGTTTGATTCATATCATTTCACAAtattttattgttaaaaaactatattaaaaatattatttattaataattttgtagCTTATTAATATGTTCTAGGAAGATGGTCTTTCTTGATGCCAAGTAATCACGATGACTTGAAAAATAGTTAATCATGATCTCATCACTTGATCCATGACTCTAGCAAGTTTGTTATTGATCTCATCATAGATTTCAATCTTCCTTTGAATACTACATACCATTcatcttaattatatatttaccTTAATATTTAATACTACTCATTTCAAATATTTACCTTAATATTTCAAATAGATTTGTTAATCTACTAATTCAACTAGAAAATAAcatttttagatttttgaattctagagaataaaatcaaatataatattaCCACAAAAATTTTGCTCCAAAGAAAAGGAGAGGATGCTCCAATTATAATAGCAGCTCCATAAGCCATTTCAAGAAGTAAAACACTATACCAAAATacctaacaaaaaaatatagaataaatatcAGTATATAATAACACAACCTAGTCATCAGAATATTTgataggtttaattattttattggttcttataattttgttaaatttttaattaaatttttataattttttaattaaattcttatattgtttttaattttgtgatTAAGTCCTTTTTATGTcaaagatattaaaattaataaaatattttttttaaaaaatatatacagtCAAAGATTTcattagatttttaattataaaatatttttaatttataaaaaatatttaattattgttaaaaaattttacactaaaaaatatctgattataaaactaaaataaatataaaaattcaactaaaaaaatataaaaatttaattataaatttaataaaattataaaaattaacagAATAATTAATCATATTATTTGATATGTGAGGATAAGATACCGTCTTAGGACCCAAGCGTACGGCCAAAGTTTGGAGGCCTGCTCTTTTATCTCCTTCAATATCAGGTATGTCCTGTTTAATTAATTCCATACAATAATGTCACATAATAAGGTAACTGAACACTTGCAATATCAAACACTAGTGTACAAATTAAATGTTCATTTtgaaaatctaaaaaattttaccTTTGTCAATGCCATAACGATATAGTACATGCTCAAGACCACAACAGCAAAAAGTAGGGATCTTGGAAAGGTAGCTGCCTTCTTGAGCACATGAGTCTAAATATCACACACggtttatatttattagagatataattatttatttatttttttgttaatttaaatttttgaaaaaattagtATCATGGTatagtatttaaatttttataaccaaaaaatttaaaatttgatccTTGCATTGttaaactcaaaaaaaaaaaaaaaaagaatttcatCGTAAGGCAAAAAATCTATTTATATTGCTTCTTTCTTAGATGCtaaattcaaaaatagtttACATTGTGTTTTACTAATACAATAAAAAGCTGTAGTTAAAAACTAGTTGTTGCTAGTTACTATTTAGATAAAATCTAAGGCATATAAACATCAACAATATTATATGTTTGTAAAAAGAGAAATGTTTTAGCATATGAGAATACCTTCATGTGATAAAAGGGACCAAGATTAAATGATAACACCATAGAAAGTGTGTTACCCATCACTGTAAGTATTGTAGATTTCTTCCATCTCAACAAGGGCAACTGTGTACGTAGTTTCAAAATAACAATATTAATTATAGAAAATATGAACATAAAAAGAGTGAGTGAATGTCTTCAAACTTTATAACAATTTGTTTGACGAATAAGGTTaactaatataaataaatttaaaaacaacTCACATTAACTGAATAAGCAGTCATTAGAACAAAACCGGCAAAAATAGTCCAAAGCAACGGCTTTGATCCTATCATCCATGCAATCCCAAAGCcctgtatttaaaaaaaaaaaaagagcttcTAACCTCGTTAATATTGATCTTCAAAAACACAATATGAAAATAAACACTTGAAAACACACACACAACTATAGTACCGTAAGTAAAAATGACGTCACAGTTATAACTGCATTTCTGAAGGAATAATTCCCTGATGCCAAAGGAAGATATGGCTTGTTAATctgcaattaaaaaaaaaagaaacctTAAGTAAAGCATAAAACTAACTCATGTATATTTTTGAGTATATATCATGTTAAAACAAATTGATGAAAGTAACTTTTCTAAAATAAACCATCAATAATAACCTTTCTTTATAGTTGGTCAATTttgtttggattttatttaCTTGTAAAAGTATTATGTTGATAACCCTATGATTTAGGTCATATCCTTAAAATAATGAATTGTCCACCATCCAAAATATCTAATACTAGTAATTATAAGTTCATACCTTGTCTATTTCAAGATCCGCTAATTGATTTATTCCAACAATGTACAAATGCATGAAGAAGTAAGCTGCCATACACTTAAAACAACAAAACCTCAATATTAGTAAAACACTTCATAAATGATATAACTATACAACAAATATAACTAAACAAACTAAATATACCTCACATTTCACTGAATATTTTCTATAATTTAAGAGAATATTtcattaattctaatatttttgttacgataaaaatttaattataaaatctaatataatataaaaacacaattaatatatatatatatatatatatatatatatatatatattttgtttctagACAAATGTTATGTTTATGTGACCGAGTAATTCtagacaaattattttttaggttttaaacttattttgtctttctaatatttttagaatattattagtgTTAACTCACTTGCAAAAAGCCATTGAAAAATGCTGGATATAATTCTGTTAAATTGTCCACTGCAAGAAGTGATGTGGAAAGTGAACCCACTACCTgtcagaaaataaataaataaacaaaatattttagaaGATGTAGAATAGTAattgattattattttgttCAAAGATTTAATTTCTTTAGTGAAGAAAAGAATGAAATTAACCATGGCAATGAATGAGTAAAGTCTGCTAAACTTGCGGAAAGCATCTAAAGCATCAATGATGGACTTCAAGATGGTTTTTGAATGTGGTTCAGCTTCATCATGTGATGATTGTGTCACATTCATGAGGTACTTCTTTTCATCACATGTTGTAATTGTAGATCCTCTACTTTCAAATATGCTTCTGGAATTGTGCTTCCAATTATATTCTTTTGAGAATTTGAGATTCTTATTAGGCAATGAAGCTCTTGTTACAT is a window encoding:
- the LOC130946892 gene encoding naringenin 8-dimethylallyltransferase 2, chloroplastic-like; this translates as MAFGVVAASFPRAPSILTTRGCYVTRASLPNKNLKFSKEYNWKHNSRSIFESRGSTITTCDEKKYLMNVTQSSHDEAEPHSKTILKSIIDALDAFRKFSRLYSFIAMVVGSLSTSLLAVDNLTELYPAFFNGFLQCMAAYFFMHLYIVGINQLADLEIDKINKPYLPLASGNYSFRNAVITVTSFLLTGFGIAWMIGSKPLLWTIFAGFVLMTAYSVNLPLLRWKKSTILTVMGNTLSMVLSFNLGPFYHMKTHVLKKAATFPRSLLFAVVVLSMYYIVMALTKDIPDIEGDKRAGLQTLAVRLGPKTVFWYSVLLLEMAYGAAIIIGASSPFLWSKIFVVLSHAIMASFVWYRSTLVDLSNKDSSQAFYMLIFKLYYVENILMLFVR